The genomic stretch TCCAGCAGATTCTCTTTGGCATGCTTCAGGGTGCTCGTGATCAATTTCTCCACGCTGATTGCACGCGGATCCACCATCGGCTCACGCTCTAGTATGTCCACAATGATGCGCAGCGTCTCGTCCGACAGAAACTCTTCCAAGGGCAGCACCTCGATCAGCTCCTTAAACATGTGGGTCACAATAAAGTGAGTGCGATTAACCACGTCCGCATCCCCCAAATGAACATGGGCGCACAGCGAGTCCTTGGCATGATCAAATATGCCCGAGATCAGCTCCTCGGTGTTCACATCGCTCCGCTCGTAGTCGAAGACGGCCACCACCTCGCTGAACAGTTTTCGCAGCTCATCGGCGCTGATGTGTATGAAATACTTTTTGGGGACAATCGTCTGTAGGTGCTCCGTGATGCACTCAGCAATCCGATCAGTGTACCTTCCCTGAAAGTGGAATCGCACCCCAATTTTTAGTGAATATTTAATCGAAGACAGATCTTACCTGGAAGCTGTAGGCCGCTTGACAGAGGTACAGGGAGGCTCGATGCGAGAATTTCCTCACATTTTCAGGTGTTGTGCTCCGGCCAAAAAAGCGATTGAAGCTCTTTTGCACGATGGTGTGCACTCGGTCCATTATGAAATCATCTGGCATGGGGGGCAGCATATAGGCATCCACATTTAGTATGGCTGGACACACGAGAGCATCGTCGTTCGGCAGGAGCTCGCTGGTCACCTGCGGCTCCTGAGACGAATCCGTCTCATTGTTGATCTGCAGCGGCTTTGACTTGAGTCGCAGGGCACAGATCTCCCGTTCTAGGCACTGTTGGGCGAAGCGGAGTGGAGCCTGGATAGGATGCTTTGAGTAGAGGAATGAATACCACGGCATACCTCAATTTGCTGAAGTAGCGACTTCTCAATACCCATCAGCTTCTCGATGTCGTAGGAGAGATTGAGCACTTGAGGCTTTGTCCATTTAGCGTAGTTGCGCTCCTGGGTGTCCAGAATAATCCCAAGGATATTCTTCTCCTCGCGCAGAACAGTGAGTATGTTGAGCTTTTCAGTGTTGTTCTGAGTCTCCTGGATTAGCTCTTCCTCGCACCGACAGAGCTCTCGCTGCGAAGGAAATGGATATTCAAGAGACGTGAGATCGAGTCAAGTCAGAACTCACCTGTCTTTCCAAGAGCTCAAGTTCGAGAGCCCTTAGCTCATCCTCAGCCGTGGTCTCCAGTTCGAAGACGTAGCGCCTCAGTACCTCCTCCTCCAATTCGTCAAGATTGACAATTAGGCCGAACTTCTTCATCATGGCCTGCCTGATCTCCTCCTCGAGACGTGTAATCTCATACTTCATGAACTTAATATCTGTGTTCATGCGTCGAAGGTGGACAATGTTGATGCGGTGCCAGCGGCGCGTGGCCAATGTCTCCTCGTTTAGCTTGTCCGCACGACGGCGTAGGTCTATCAGCATGTCAGCATCGAAGAGTATGGCCTTGGACAAGTCGCGGTAGTCGTCGCCCTCGTAAAAGTGCTGTAACTGATCCATGCGCAGGATGGCACTAAGCTTCACCTTGTTGATCTCATGCTGCCGTTGTCGCTGGAGAAGACAAAAATAGTAACCGGTAGCTACAGAGGAACATGTATAGAGAACCTACCCTGAAGTCTAGGAGGGCATTCTTTTCGCGCTGGTATACTTCCTCGTGGTACTTCATATTGATCTGCATCTCGGAGATCTGTTTGCGTTTCATGTCCACATCACGCTGCAGATCCAGGACTTCGCGCTCAAGTTCATGGCGATCGGCCCGCATGGCGAAGGCCAGTTCGTAGAGAGGACGTTCCAGGCCACTGGGACAGGTGGTCTCATCCAGCCGAATGGTGGTCATGTCCAGCGAGTCAAGACTCTTCGTGTCGGCCTCTTCGTCCTCGCTGGAGGAAGACGACTCGGAGGAAGACGAGGATGACTCGTCGTCGCCTCTTATCCGCTTGGGCGGGCGCCATTTCTTCTTGAAGATGCGCCGCAGGAAATCGAAGAATTTGTGGCCCTTGACAGTGCTCATAAAAGTCAACTGAAGCGCAGCGATCTGCTCGCCCAGCTTGTCAATGCTCTTGCGCAGCTCGTCCAGCTGCCGGTTGGTGTCGTTGATCACCTGCTGAAGCTCGTTGCGGGTATTCATGGCTATTTTGGCATTCTGAAGCAGCTGTGTCTCAATCTCCTCGCTGTCACGCAGGATGTAGAGCTCCTGGTTGAGACTGATCAAGAAGGAGGCCATGAACTCGGCCTCCATCTTTACGTGAAAGCGCTTGACATGCAACTTCTCGAGTTCCTTGTCGAACAATCGGACCTCCTCGTTGATCTCCCCACAGATAAAAGCTTGCTCGAGCAGCATTTCCCTCAGCCAACGGTGGCGCAATTCCAGCATCATCGGGGAATCGCCCGCCTCGTTCCTCTCAAAGTAGGCGGCATCGCTGGGCGGGGGTaactgctgcagctcctcgctCAGCTCGGTATTCGATAATGTCTGCCCCACCGTAGATATCTGTAGCGAAGCGAACATGATTGATTCTTTTAAATCTGTCGTATTTTTGTCGGCCAGGCTCTGACTGCTAGAGGTCAGGGAGAATTTCTCCGATTTCAGGGAGGCCATCACTTCCTCCACGGTGCGCTCCAAGTGCAGGATATCATCAATGTTCACCCCGCAGCCCGGTTGGAAGTGCTCGATTAGATTCAACTCTGGATACTCCGAGTCCATATCCACTTCATGGATAGGTTCCACGTGGAGGCGATCCTTCGCCGGCAGATATTTATGAATGACATCGAGGCGTTCCCTCTTCTTGTGGATTGACTCTATCAGCACTTTCTTGCGGTCTCTCATCGCTATCACCTGTTGGTTGAAGCTGTCCACCAGCTCAAAGTGTCGTTCTCGACACTCTACGATTTCTATGTACTTGTAGGTCAGCGTCTCGGTCGACTTGGGCTCGTAGTCTGCCCCGATCTTTAGCTTGTAATCGCCCAGATTGCGCATCGCCTCCTCGATCTGGGCATCGTCATCGGGATGGTTCCGGTTTGGGTCGGGCTTCTGCCGCTCCAGCTTGTCCCAGTCGAAGATGCGTCGGATTTCGTATATCTGCCGCTTGCGATAGCGCAGCAGAAGGCGCATCATTTTCTTGCTAAAGCGTGGCGTTATGCTACGAGGATCGCGTCCAAAGAAGAAGCTTTCCGGCGGTGGTTCCCCAATTGAATCTTCCTTCTCTTCGGCCACGACCAGTTCTTGAAGACTATTGGAAAATTGATGTCAATCAGTGGATATATTTCAACAGGGATATACTTGATCTACGAAAattctgtgtatgtgtgtcttataaaactaaactaaagGGTGCTTGAATCGGTTACGTGctataggaaaaaaaaaatatggaaCTGAGGTTCCGGTGATCATAAAGGACACACAAGAAAGAACTGACAAGTGCAGTTGGTATAGGGGATAGCTGGCTTACACTTCCGGCTGTTCTGCGATACGATCCTGTCTGTGTAGGCTGCTTGTCGGACATAGCAAGAGATTCATGTTTGTGTAGCCGAATGTCAAGTGTGGCAGGTCCTCGTTGGAATGCGCTGGAACACACTTACCCCAGATCGTGCTCCTGTTTTAGACGCTCTTCGATGTCCCGCTTGATCTGCTCGAACTCCTCGCCGAGGGCTTGCAGCCGAAAGGTGGAAATGCCCGAAACACGGGAGCTGTCAAGGAAGAAATCATGAGGTCACGCAATCCCAGAGCACTGAACTCACCGCAAAGAGGAGACTGTGAAAGGGACATGGTCGAGCTCCTTTAAGAAGTGAGTGTACAACTTGGCGTGGCCCACCTGAGCGAACTCCAAGTCGTAGGCCAAATCCTCGCGCACATCATCGAGCTCTGCCTGGAGCTCCTCGCGTATCTGCTGCGTAATGCGATTATCTAGGAGTAAATCAGAGTCCTTAGCCCGCAGCCCGAGTGGGACATCCTCGTTGCGTCTGACGATTTCGAAGTATTCGCTCTGCAAGGATCCAATCTTTGCCAGAACAGCGTTGTCGTGCGCCTGAGCCGCCTCCTGTTGGCGCTTAAGCTCAGCATTGATTTTCTCTTGCTCCAGAGATGGTGTCTCCGGATCTATGATGTCCTCGGGCACCTCCACTCCCGCGGGCAGTGCAGGCAGATCCGCAAACAGTTCGTTTTTGACAATCCGATTTTCCCCTTTCCACTTGTAAAGAAATATATTGCCGTCGTGGCCAATGGTCAGCATGTGCTCCCCGTTGTAGCTTGTCTGGATGCTGGGAATGATGCCCTTTAAAGCATCGTGCATGGGATAAATGCGATACTCGGTTAGGTCGGTAAAATTTTCCGGATTCATGCGATTGATGCGCAGGCGTCCGTTGATCAGCCCAAAGATAAGGTACTCATCGCTGTGGGCGAAATTGGACAGTTAAGTGCAGATCTCTTTGATCCTGCGATGATAAACTCACATTATGCAGTACGAATGGATCTCCAGGTCATCCGCATCCTCTATCATGGTGCTATGGGTGGGTTCGGCGGCCCCGAACTCGAGCTCGTATATGTAGCCCGCATCATAGCCCGCCATGGACACCCAGATGGTGTCGCGAACCGTGTAGCGCAGCCATATGATGGGGTTGGGAACACTTGGTATGTGGagtggctcctcctcctcgtccggCTCGGAGTCGGCCAAGGCCGATTCCATATCGATCTGCAGCCCCGGATTAGCCTTCTTCAACTTCTCGATCTCCAACATTTTTCTCTCCCGCTTGCGTTCCTTGCGTTTCTTAATCTTCTCCCGGCGTATGTCCCGGCGGATGCGGCTCTTTACAGACACGAAGCGGGTGCTGCGCATTCGCGACGGCTCCGAAATATTGTAGCTCAGATAGGTCTCTTCTTCGGTGATCGCTATGCGTATGTCGTACTCGAACACCTCGCCCGTCTTGCAGCCAATGAGTACTACGTTCGGCTCCACATTGTGCCAGTAGAAGCAGTTAGGAACCGCCGTGAGCTCCACGAATCCTAGCGGCCTGAGGCTCACCAAATTCCACTCATCCCGGCCCAACTGGTAGATGAAGATGCTTTTGTCGGCGGCCCCGCTCAGAAGAAGAGAGCTGCTCCGATTGATGGTCAGCCGAGTGATGCGCGAGGTGTGGGCCTTAATTGCGCGCACCCGTTTCAGGGTTGGGTGGCCGGGTTTGCTCAGGTCGAGAAAGAGTTGGCGAAGAATGCCGTCCTCGAATCCTGCCACCAGCTCTGTGCCATACTCAGAGATCTGGGTGTCAAACCAGAGAAAGTCCACGCCGCCGGAAGCGAactgcttttccagcagcagaCGCCGCTGTTCGTAGTCGTATACGAAGATCTTGCCGCACTCCGAGAGGGCGAGGAAATGAGGCGATACGGGGGACATTTGGGCGGCCAGAACCCGACCGCCAATGCAGGAGTACAGCTGGCGGGGTTTCTGGGGCACGTCGTAGGTGTTTATGTCGCAGAACCATATGCCACCCTTGCCATCTTGGGCGTAGTGAGTGAAGTCCATCTCGTCGAAGGGCTTGATCTTCTGCATGCAGCGCAGCTCCACTTCGGCGATCTTGAACTCGTAGATGGGATCGATTTCCACAAAGAGATCGTCTTCCGGAGGGTCTGCCAAATCAACTGTTTCCCAGTACCAGACACGCACATATCCATCCATACCCACTGTGGTCACCTCGCCGTTCTTCATCGTTATTCGGGTGATGGGTCTGGTGTGGCAAGGCTTGCGACCCTTGCGGCACACCTCGAACTTGATCAGACCTGCCTGCCACAGCAGCATGTTGCCCCAGTCGCAGCCGGAGATCACGTTCTCGTCTGGCAACATGTACATGGCGTATAT from Drosophila pseudoobscura strain MV-25-SWS-2005 chromosome 4, UCI_Dpse_MV25, whole genome shotgun sequence encodes the following:
- the LOC4816458 gene encoding cilia- and flagella-associated protein 44 isoform X1, giving the protein MDSSQGNDEDFDLLGEEEGLLDEQDISFQQDIISLEHSFGYNCKRLFNLVLVDPDTLIFASGNYLHTFSISRQEVTFQETVSGCGIGFITKNEHPDYQNLYTVGENGPKPTIYIYEHPSQNVRVKLLNAAKACFTAGSYNSTGDLFASQAGYPDFIITIWRWEKAEVILRAKSFQSDILFVHFSVYNPILLCSSGLSHIKFWKMANTFTGLKLKGDLGRFGKTDFSDIYAMYMLPDENVISGCDWGNMLLWQAGLIKFEVCRKGRKPCHTRPITRITMKNGEVTTVGMDGYVRVWYWETVDLADPPEDDLFVEIDPIYEFKIAEVELRCMQKIKPFDEMDFTHYAQDGKGGIWFCDINTYDVPQKPRQLYSCIGGRVLAAQMSPVSPHFLALSECGKIFVYDYEQRRLLLEKQFASGGVDFLWFDTQISEYGTELVAGFEDGILRQLFLDLSKPGHPTLKRVRAIKAHTSRITRLTINRSSSLLLSGAADKSIFIYQLGRDEWNLVSLRPLGFVELTAVPNCFYWHNVEPNVVLIGCKTGEVFEYDIRIAITEEETYLSYNISEPSRMRSTRFVSVKSRIRRDIRREKIKKRKERKRERKMLEIEKLKKANPGLQIDMESALADSEPDEEEEPLHIPSVPNPIIWLRYTVRDTIWVSMAGYDAGYIYELEFGAAEPTHSTMIEDADDLEIHSYCIIDEYLIFGLINGRLRINRMNPENFTDLTEYRIYPMHDALKGIIPSIQTSYNGEHMLTIGHDGNIFLYKWKGENRIVKNELFADLPALPAGVEVPEDIIDPETPSLEQEKINAELKRQQEAAQAHDNAVLAKIGSLQSEYFEIVRRNEDVPLGLRAKDSDLLLDNRITQQIREELQAELDDVREDLAYDLEFAQVGHAKLYTHFLKELDHVPFTVSSLRSRVSGISTFRLQALGEEFEQIKRDIEERLKQEHDLGLQELVVAEEKEDSIGEPPPESFFFGRDPRSITPRFSKKMMRLLLRYRKRQIYEIRRIFDWDKLERQKPDPNRNHPDDDAQIEEAMRNLGDYKLKIGADYEPKSTETLTYKYIEIVECRERHFELVDSFNQQVIAMRDRKKVLIESIHKKRERLDVIHKYLPAKDRLHVEPIHEVDMDSEYPELNLIEHFQPGCGVNIDDILHLERTVEEVMASLKSEKFSLTSSSQSLADKNTTDLKESIMFASLQISTVGQTLSNTELSEELQQLPPPSDAAYFERNEAGDSPMMLELRHRWLREMLLEQAFICGEINEEVRLFDKELEKLHVKRFHVKMEAEFMASFLISLNQELYILRDSEEIETQLLQNAKIAMNTRNELQQVINDTNRQLDELRKSIDKLGEQIAALQLTFMSTVKGHKFFDFLRRIFKKKWRPPKRIRGDDESSSSSSESSSSSEDEEADTKSLDSLDMTTIRLDETTCPSGLERPLYELAFAMRADRHELEREVLDLQRDVDMKRKQISEMQINMKYHEEVYQREKNALLDFRRQRQHEINKVKLSAILRMDQLQHFYEGDDYRDLSKAILFDADMLIDLRRRADKLNEETLATRRWHRINIVHLRRMNTDIKFMKYEITRLEEEIRQAMMKKFGLIVNLDELEEEVLRRYVFELETTAEDELRALELELLERQRELCRCEEELIQETQNNTEKLNILTVLREEKNILGIILDTQERNYAKWTKPQVLNLSYDIEKLMGIEKSLLQQIECLEREICALRLKSKPLQINNETDSSQEPQVTSELLPNDDALVCPAILNVDAYMLPPMPDDFIMDRVHTIVQKSFNRFFGRSTTPENVRKFSHRASLYLCQAAYSFQGRYTDRIAECITEHLQTIVPKKYFIHISADELRKLFSEVVAVFDYERSDVNTEELISGIFDHAKDSLCAHVHLGDADVVNRTHFIVTHMFKELIEVLPLEEFLSDETLRIIVDILEREPMVDPRAISVEKLITSTLKHAKENLLDGITAVPVRKLGSNIQRDLIKRRQYKPSSCESPMSVRIASKKSSGSGLPF
- the LOC4816458 gene encoding cilia- and flagella-associated protein 44 isoform X2, which encodes MNLLLCPTSSLHRQDRIAEQPEVLQELVVAEEKEDSIGEPPPESFFFGRDPRSITPRFSKKMMRLLLRYRKRQIYEIRRIFDWDKLERQKPDPNRNHPDDDAQIEEAMRNLGDYKLKIGADYEPKSTETLTYKYIEIVECRERHFELVDSFNQQVIAMRDRKKVLIESIHKKRERLDVIHKYLPAKDRLHVEPIHEVDMDSEYPELNLIEHFQPGCGVNIDDILHLERTVEEVMASLKSEKFSLTSSSQSLADKNTTDLKESIMFASLQISTVGQTLSNTELSEELQQLPPPSDAAYFERNEAGDSPMMLELRHRWLREMLLEQAFICGEINEEVRLFDKELEKLHVKRFHVKMEAEFMASFLISLNQELYILRDSEEIETQLLQNAKIAMNTRNELQQVINDTNRQLDELRKSIDKLGEQIAALQLTFMSTVKGHKFFDFLRRIFKKKWRPPKRIRGDDESSSSSSESSSSSEDEEADTKSLDSLDMTTIRLDETTCPSGLERPLYELAFAMRADRHELEREVLDLQRDVDMKRKQISEMQINMKYHEEVYQREKNALLDFRRQRQHEINKVKLSAILRMDQLQHFYEGDDYRDLSKAILFDADMLIDLRRRADKLNEETLATRRWHRINIVHLRRMNTDIKFMKYEITRLEEEIRQAMMKKFGLIVNLDELEEEVLRRYVFELETTAEDELRALELELLERQRELCRCEEELIQETQNNTEKLNILTVLREEKNILGIILDTQERNYAKWTKPQVLNLSYDIEKLMGIEKSLLQQIECLEREICALRLKSKPLQINNETDSSQEPQVTSELLPNDDALVCPAILNVDAYMLPPMPDDFIMDRVHTIVQKSFNRFFGRSTTPENVRKFSHRASLYLCQAAYSFQGRYTDRIAECITEHLQTIVPKKYFIHISADELRKLFSEVVAVFDYERSDVNTEELISGIFDHAKDSLCAHVHLGDADVVNRTHFIVTHMFKELIEVLPLEEFLSDETLRIIVDILEREPMVDPRAISVEKLITSTLKHAKENLLDGITAVPVRKLGSNIQRDLIKRRQYKPSSCESPMSVRIASKKSSGSGLPF